In Paenibacillus sp. BIC5C1, a genomic segment contains:
- a CDS encoding amidohydrolase family protein, protein MTQVKSEEKSFKHIFIAGIVGKRFDISIQNGRFASVTESVPQNDNPSLPGTDLWISPGLIDLHTHLAWTDFDHADQLKRDSHEVEVMQAQAFAATLRTGVTTARDAGGLLPSAARHLAQHYQHPLRVETSSEMLGAADARGVEYLEKRLNGIFDTGAGWVKIMATGGLGAPTEQVLDPVFSEEEFAFIVRHAHAHHKKVLVHTWGGVTIDWSIQAGVESVEHGMFLSEDQAGRLAQSRTAFVPTTSIYRIAADPKGVLALPTIISDRAARAAEAHSTAIGYAKRAGVRFGFGTDYATPSLHGYNLQELDTLIDYGLTRAEAWQSATTHAAEILGRGDELGQIAEGYIADAIIFNADPYQTKDADQLRESIVSVIIGAQKP, encoded by the coding sequence ATATCTTTATAGCAGGCATTGTAGGAAAACGGTTCGATATCTCGATCCAGAATGGACGGTTTGCATCTGTTACAGAATCCGTGCCGCAGAATGATAACCCATCGCTTCCAGGTACAGATTTATGGATAAGTCCCGGACTTATTGATCTTCATACACATCTGGCCTGGACAGACTTTGACCATGCGGATCAATTGAAACGTGACAGTCACGAGGTTGAAGTGATGCAGGCGCAAGCTTTTGCAGCTACCCTCCGGACGGGAGTAACTACTGCTCGCGATGCAGGCGGATTGTTACCAAGCGCCGCTCGGCATCTCGCTCAGCACTATCAACATCCCTTAAGGGTTGAAACCAGCAGTGAAATGCTGGGTGCGGCAGATGCCAGAGGTGTAGAGTATCTGGAAAAACGGTTGAACGGAATTTTTGATACAGGCGCGGGCTGGGTTAAAATCATGGCGACAGGTGGACTGGGAGCCCCTACGGAACAAGTGCTCGATCCTGTATTTTCGGAGGAAGAGTTCGCGTTCATCGTTCGCCATGCCCATGCTCACCATAAAAAGGTGTTGGTTCATACCTGGGGTGGTGTGACGATAGACTGGTCTATCCAGGCCGGGGTGGAATCCGTGGAGCATGGCATGTTCTTATCGGAGGATCAGGCCGGCAGACTTGCGCAGTCCCGAACGGCCTTTGTGCCAACCACATCAATATATCGGATTGCCGCAGATCCGAAAGGCGTGCTTGCGTTGCCTACTATTATCAGTGATCGTGCAGCGCGCGCTGCTGAAGCTCATTCTACAGCCATCGGATATGCAAAAAGAGCAGGAGTCCGTTTCGGCTTCGGTACGGATTACGCCACACCTTCACTGCATGGCTATAATCTGCAAGAGTTGGATACGCTGATTGATTATGGCTTGACCCGGGCAGAGGCGTGGCAATCTGCGACGACCCATGCTGCTGAGATTCTGGGTCGTGGCGACGAATTGGGACAGATTGCAGAAGGTTATATTGCGGACGCCATTATTTTCAATGCTGATCCGTATCAAACGAAAGATGCAGATCAGCTGCGAGAGAGCATCGTGTCCGTAATTATTGGAGCGCAGAAACCATAA